From the Colletotrichum lupini chromosome 10, complete sequence genome, one window contains:
- a CDS encoding acetylcholinesterase, which produces MFASHTQGGSWLRAGAIGALLFAAASGSPIVGNSSLVAHIPSYGSYVGKTLFNTTSGYPLASPVDVWYGIDYAEQPIGDLRFAPVGWPSSSNGTKDVTSYGKVCIQEPGNSNLVTFITTALEYGEDCLNLNVYRPTGVSADEKLPVLVWIYGGLFRNGAGITFDGASLVASSPEPLIVVTFNYRASNPVLSDLGNVNLGLQDQHQLLRFVHRYISAFGGDPERVTLGGKSAGAHSVGFHYQNTFTPGEELFQQAIFQSGGPTGRSFPSASDPLTVRQFERAVDVEVLEETATALLAAYRYNGTHPFQPVSDAVIIPRLPSETWDSNTWNHLPALTSFITDEGSLYAPTNLTTDDEAWGWLSNLYPGLNESDREVFSRLYPDPETDPASPFADSRGQSAQFTRLTAVYGETSYISASQEIATRLSAAEVPVWKLHWNTNNSVASYLGISHGSDVPYAWAEPDTQYPQAGTILSRFYASFVVSGDPNKFKAAGAAEWKNYLEPGSDGLGWQVNVSKNETWLEKDDIRREAIEYWRSIPEKLDH; this is translated from the exons ATGTTCGCGTCGCATACCCAAGGCGGTTCCTGGCTTAGGGCTGGAGCCATTGGCGCCTTGCTCTTTGCTGCTGCATCGGGAAGTCCAATCGTCGGCAACAGCTCTCTGGTTGCTCATATCCCATCGTACGGATCCTATGTCGGAAAGACTCTATTTAACACTACGTCCGGTTACCCGCTTGCGAGTCCGGTTGACGTATGGTATGGCATCGACTACGCAGAACAACCCATCGGCGACCTTCGTTTTGCTCCGGTCGGCTGGCCATCTTCCTCGAACGGAACAAAGGACGTCACGTCGTATGGTAAAGTCTGCATACAAGAGCCTGGAAACTCAAACTTGGTCACGTTTATCACGACTGCACTGGAGTATGGCGAGGACTGCCTCAACCTCAATGTCTACAGGCCGACGGGCGTGAGCGCTGATGAGAAGTTACCCGTTTTGGTTTGGATTTATGGC GGCCTTTTCCGCAACGGCGCTGGCATCACCTTTGACGGAGCTTCACTCGTTGCCTCCTCCCCAGAACCACTGATTGTCGTGACGTTCAACTACAGAGCAT CAAACCCCGTCCTCTCAGACCTCGGCAACGTCAACCTCGGTCTCCAGGATCAACACCAGCTTCTCCGCTTCGTCCATCGGTACATCTCCGCATTTGGAGGTGACCCCGAACGCGTCACTCTGGGGGGCAAGTCAGCAGGCGCTCACTCTGTGGGCTTTCACTACCAGAATACCTTCACTCCTGGCGAAGAGCTATTTCAGCAGGCAATCTTCCAGTCTGGCGGTCCAACGGGACGGTCGTTTCCCAGCGCTTCGGACCCGTTAACGGTTAGGCAGTTTGAGCG AGCCGTGGATGTTGAAGTGCTTGAGGAGACGGCGACTGCTTTGCTAGCGGCGTATCGATACAACGGCACCCATCCTTTTCAGCCTGTGTCTG ATGCTGTCATCATTCCGCGTCTCCCGTCCGAAACCTGGGACTCTAACACATGGAACCACCTGCCGGCGCTGACATCGTTCATCACCGACGAGGGCAGTCTGTACGCTCCCACCAACCTGACCACGGACGATGAAGCATGGGGCTGGCTCTCCAATCTCTATCCCGGGCTCAACGAAAGCGATAGAGAGGTCTTCTCCCGGCTGTATCCGGATCCCGAGACCGATCCTGCAAGCCCTTTTGCAGACTCCCGGGGCCAATCTGCTCAGTTCACCCGACTCACTGCGGTTTACGGCGAAACGTCCTACATCAGCGCCTCTCAGGAGATTGCGACGCGTCTGTCTGCCGCAGAAGTTCCCGTATGGAAACTGCACTGGAACACCAACAACAGCGTGGCCTCATACCTCGGGATCTCGCATGGCTCTGACGTTCCGTATGCCTGGGCCGAGCCGGATACGCAATACCCGCAAGCTGGGACCATTCTATCTAGATTCTACGCCAGCTTTGTTGTTAGTGGTGACCCGAATAAGTTCAAAGCTGCAGGCGCCGCTGAGTGGAAGAACTACCTTGAACCAGGCTCA
- a CDS encoding cytochrome P450 oxidoreductase, with translation MIVPIILVHLLSRNARDQLSRQLSALSINIELFICLSIFLIIYTSIFTMNTQLLLAFAGFALLAQILVSFVQWLRSPLRSVPGPLLARYTDFWYFHRLKQGKFEKVNQELHEQYGPIVRYGPNRYSINDAEALKTVYGHGTQFQKSEWYIPFQPNEDQWDVFSDRSIQRHAHSRRFYTNAYSMTSLVNYEPYVDDCGALFSQRLSEFAKAGSTVDIGHWFQCFAFDAVAMMTYGKRLGFLDRGEDIAQVIDNINKSLVYSSLTGIFPSVHMYIAPLVTGITKRLGMGAKMMYVIDFTAQTIEEERASPKTVIEVKGAEDGAAVGETFLTKFLAKHSSNPTEFTNWHLLIGCASNVFAGSDTTGISISAIVYHLLKSPDALAKLREEIADFTSRGELSQAPSFKESQKMPYLQAVIKEALRVHPAVGLPLERIVPEGGATIGERFFPAGSVVGINSWVHHRNTAIFGDDAEKFNPDRWLIENEERISVMNRNWMPFGLGSRTCLGKNVSILEMSKLIPRLIRDFDFKLEGAAATPRGAWKTRNAWFVKPKNFHVKVKSRMAGN, from the exons TATTGAGCTTTTCATCTGCCTATCTATCTTCCTCATAATTTATACGAGCATCTTTACGATGAATACCCAACTCTTATTGGCATTTGCAGGCTTTGCCCTCCTTGCCCAGATCCTTGTCTCCTTTGTTCAGTGGCTTCGCTCCCCCCTACGATCGGTGCCCGGACCTTTGCTGGCTCGCTACACAGACTTTTGGTATTTTCATCGCCTTAAACAGGGAAAATTTGAGAAGGTCAACCAAGAACTACACGAACAATACG GGCCCATCGTCCGCTACGGCCCGAACCGATACAGTATCAACGACGCGGAAGCCCTCAAGACTGTCTATGGCCATGGTACGCAATTCCAGAAGTCAGAATGGTACATCCCGTTCCAGCCGAATGAGGATCAATGGGACGTATTTTCGGATCGCTCGATACAGCGTCATGCTCACAGCAGACGGTTCTACACCAACGCGTATTCAATGACGTCTCTTGTGAACTACGAGCCATACGTGGATGATTGCGGTGCTCTCTTTTCTCAACGTCTTTCAGAGTTTGCCAAGGCTGGCTCTACAGTAGACATCGGACATTGGTTCCAGTGCTTCGCCTTTGATGCTGTCGCAATGATGACCTACGGAAAGCGTCTCGGCTTCCTGGATCGTGGCGAAGACATTGCACAGGTCATTGATAACATCAATAAGAGCTTGGTATACTCGAGCTTGACTGGTATCTTTCCTTCCGTGCATATGTACATTGCACCACTGGTTACCGGCATCACAAAGCGTCTTGGCATGGGAGCGAAGATGATGTATGTCATAGACTTTACGGCGCAGACCATTGAGGAGGAGCGAGCTTCTCCAAAGACGGTCATCGAGGTCAAAGGTGCCGAAGACGGCGCTGCTGTTGGAGAGACGTTCCTCACCAAATTCCTGGCCAAGCACTCCAGCAACCCCACTGAGTTCACCAACTGGCATCTTCTCATCGGCTGCGCCAGCAATGTCTTTGCCGGGTCAGACACGACAGGTATCAGCATCTCAGCCATTGTTTACCACTTGCTCAAGAGCCCTGATGCCTTGGCGAAGCTTCGCGAGGAGATTGCAGACTTCACCAGTCGCGGCGAGCTGTCTCAAGCACCGAGTTTCAAAGAAAGCCAGAAAATGCCGTATCTTCAAGCAGTGATCAAGGAGGCTTTGCGCGTCCATCCAGCTGTGGGCCTGCCGCTCGAGCGCATTGTTCCCGAGGGCGGTGCTACCATCGGCGAGCGTTTCTTTCCGGCTGGA TCCGTCGTTGGAATCAACAGCTGGGTCCACCACAGAAACACAGCCATTTTCGGAGACGATGCCGAGAAATTCAACCCCGATCGTTGGCTGATTGAGAATGAAGAAAGGATCTCCGTGATGAACAGAAACTGGATGCCT TTTGGGCTGGGATCACGCACATGCCTTGGCAAGAATGTGTCTATCTTGGAAATGTCCAAGCTCATTCCTCGACTTATCCGGGACTTTGACTTCAAGCTTGAAGGTGCGGCTGCTACACCAAGAGGTGCCTGGAAAACACGCAACGCATGGTTCGTCAAGCCTAAGAACTTCCACGTCAAGGTGAAGTCGAGGATGGCAGGCAACTAG